Proteins encoded by one window of Lepeophtheirus salmonis chromosome 10, UVic_Lsal_1.4, whole genome shotgun sequence:
- the LOC121125493 gene encoding uncharacterized protein, with amino-acid sequence MGASLILGSQGHSSLRKRGNYSNLFLDRQFRLPNNNKQTKQEYDLIPPPPPPPPTQRVEPSQVFNSEKNQEEIRIIEELNRPRRQPNTPVEINTEQRINPVIRNIPEETEYQPSSSSNTIREVAQNRDSYYIPSSPSVPYEENNYAPPEQRDLESAVFGQADNYQAKNEKAEVFQTEDRLEFQIHGHEGPDSYRYGYDTGNGYNRQFRYEEKDKNGLVNGRYGYFDPYGKLHVVNYISHPEHGYKASGDGVPTF; translated from the exons ATGGGCGCTTCTTTGATCCTCGGAAGCCAAGGCCATTCAAGCCTCAGAAAAAGAGGAAACTATTCAAA CCTTTTTTTGGATAGACAATTCCGTCTTCCGAACAATAACAAGCAAACCAAACAAGAGTATGATTTGATCCCTCCTCCACCTCCACCCCCACCCACACAAAGAGTAGAGCCTAGCCAAGTCTTTAATAGTGAGaaaaatcaagaagaaattCGTATCATAGAAGAACTAAACCGTCCTCGCCGTCAACCAAACACTCCTGTCGAAATCAACACGGAACAAAGGATCAATCCCGTCATTCGTAACATCCCTGAAGAAACAGAGTATCAACCTAGCTCTTCTTCAAATACCATCCGTGAAGTTGCTCAAAACCGTGATAGCTATTACATTCCTTCAAGCCCCTCCGTACcctatgaagaaaataattatgctCCACCTGAGCAGAGAGATTTGGAGAGTGCTGTTTTTGGACAGGCGGATAACTATCAGGCTAAAAATGAG AAAGCCGAAGTCTTTCAAACAGAAGATCGCCTTGAATTCCAAATACATGGACATGAAGGTCCGGATTCCTACAGATACGGCTATGACACAGGGAATGGCTATAATAGACAATTCCGCTATGAAGAAAAGGATAAGAATGGTCTTGTAAATGGACGATATGGTTACTTTGACCCTTATGGTAAACTTCATGTCGTCAATTACATTTCTCACCCAGAGCATGGATATAAAGCCTCAGGGGACGGTGTTCCAACTTTTTaa